In the genome of Flavobacterium panacagri, one region contains:
- a CDS encoding bifunctional helix-turn-helix transcriptional regulator/GNAT family N-acetyltransferase: MEFFDKVGKAALGSRLRLMTAAITDDASKIYELYGVDFVPKWFPVFYVLTEERELTITEIANEIGHSQPSVSKIIQEMTNAGIVEESLKTDDKRRNNVVLTAKGLSLSKTIQQQLEDIDVAIDGLISESKHNLWAALEEWEHLLGQKSMFKRVSDQKKLRESKDVEIVEYEPKYKEAFRALNVEWISKYFEMEESDYKALDNPEEYILKKGGKILVALYENEPVGVCALIKMENSEYDFEMAKMAVSPKAQGKSIGWLLGKAIADKAKELGAKKIYLESNTILKPAINLYYKLGFEKVFGLETPYKRCNIQMELVL, encoded by the coding sequence ATGGAATTTTTTGATAAAGTAGGTAAAGCGGCTCTAGGAAGTCGTTTACGATTAATGACAGCAGCTATAACAGATGATGCTTCTAAAATTTATGAATTGTACGGTGTTGATTTTGTGCCGAAATGGTTTCCTGTTTTTTATGTTTTGACCGAAGAAAGAGAATTAACAATTACTGAAATTGCAAATGAAATTGGTCATTCACAGCCTTCTGTCAGTAAAATTATTCAAGAAATGACGAATGCTGGAATAGTAGAAGAAAGTTTAAAAACAGATGATAAAAGAAGAAATAATGTCGTTTTGACTGCAAAAGGACTTTCTCTTTCTAAAACGATTCAGCAGCAGTTAGAAGATATTGATGTTGCTATTGATGGTTTAATTTCAGAATCAAAACACAATCTTTGGGCGGCACTGGAAGAATGGGAGCATTTATTAGGTCAAAAGTCAATGTTTAAAAGAGTGAGCGATCAGAAAAAACTTCGTGAAAGCAAAGATGTAGAAATTGTAGAATATGAGCCTAAATATAAAGAAGCCTTTAGAGCATTAAATGTAGAATGGATTTCTAAATATTTTGAAATGGAAGAATCTGATTATAAAGCATTAGATAATCCTGAAGAATATATTTTGAAAAAAGGTGGAAAAATCTTGGTTGCTTTATATGAAAATGAACCCGTAGGCGTCTGCGCTCTTATCAAAATGGAAAATTCGGAATACGATTTTGAAATGGCAAAAATGGCTGTTTCTCCAAAAGCGCAGGGAAAAAGTATTGGCTGGCTTTTAGGAAAAGCAATTGCTGATAAAGCTAAAGAACTGGGAGCAAAAAAAATCTATTTAGAAAGCAATACCATTCTAAAACCTGCAATAAACCTATATTATAAACTTGGTTTTGAGAAAGTTTTTGGATTGGAAACGCCATATAAGAGATGCAATATTCAGATGGAGTTAGTTCTTTAA
- a CDS encoding helix-turn-helix domain-containing protein — MKIITINTEKTQNIFDELQANFGGKVAFDLDEYSLEVENSFAEGSIVGASFNDNISYVQFDMTFSADVRLDILNVKSSPIYFAYCSKGNLSHSFGLNGEERKLKTFQTAIVTSKQNQDNVLYFEKGKKTKLTLIIVGTQTDAITQSHSLNQQVKDTFFENNLVQDFFYIGSYNLQIAEKIEQLNSITQSGIVRNLLKEGIMRIILAMEIQQHSDDLHAFANDSNGLTLREMEEIKELSEFIKTSPEEAFSIKSLSKKSGLSPNKLQEGFKMIHNRTVNDYITHMRVLKAEILIRTSDLNISEIVYCIGFTSRSYFSKIFKQKFNCSPKEYKFNLNSLAITA, encoded by the coding sequence ATGAAAATTATTACTATAAATACAGAGAAAACTCAGAATATATTTGATGAACTTCAAGCTAATTTTGGAGGTAAGGTTGCTTTTGATTTAGACGAATACTCATTGGAAGTCGAAAACAGTTTTGCAGAAGGTTCTATTGTTGGAGCTTCCTTTAATGATAATATTTCTTATGTGCAGTTTGATATGACATTTTCAGCAGATGTTCGATTGGATATCCTTAATGTAAAGTCTTCGCCTATTTATTTTGCCTATTGCTCTAAAGGAAATTTATCACATAGTTTCGGATTGAATGGAGAGGAACGAAAATTAAAAACGTTTCAAACGGCTATTGTTACTTCGAAACAGAATCAGGATAATGTTTTATACTTTGAAAAAGGAAAGAAAACCAAACTGACTTTAATTATTGTTGGAACTCAAACTGATGCCATAACTCAATCTCATTCTTTAAATCAACAGGTAAAGGATACTTTTTTTGAAAATAATCTAGTGCAGGATTTCTTTTATATTGGTTCTTATAATTTACAGATTGCCGAAAAAATCGAGCAACTTAATTCGATTACACAAAGCGGAATTGTTAGAAATTTATTAAAAGAAGGGATTATGAGAATTATTCTAGCAATGGAAATTCAACAGCATTCAGACGATTTACATGCTTTTGCAAATGATTCAAATGGATTGACTTTAAGAGAAATGGAAGAAATCAAAGAACTTTCGGAATTTATAAAAACAAGTCCAGAAGAAGCTTTTTCAATAAAATCGTTAAGCAAAAAATCAGGTTTATCTCCAAATAAATTGCAGGAAGGATTTAAAATGATTCACAACCGTACAGTCAACGATTATATTACACATATGCGCGTATTAAAAGCAGAAATCTTAATCAGAACTTCTGATTTAAATATTTCTGAAATCGTGTATTGTATCGGTTTTACGAGCAGAAGTTATTTCTCAAAAATCTTCAAACAAAAATTCAACTGCAGTCCAAAAGAGTATAAGTTTAATTTGAATTCGTTGGCTATAACGGCGTAA
- a CDS encoding DNA-deoxyinosine glycosylase — protein sequence MKSFSFAPISSKKSKILILGTMPGTKSLELNQYYGHNQNNFWKFLFSILEEEFSYDYETRKELLIKKNIALWDVLQFCDRVGSLDSAIKNEIANDFENFLENHPSINVIIFNGQKAAAFFKKYVHLKKEYKQITLPSTSPANAGKAFQDKLNEWKVIKTLL from the coding sequence ATGAAAAGTTTTTCTTTTGCCCCAATAAGTTCAAAAAAATCTAAAATCTTAATTTTAGGTACGATGCCTGGAACAAAATCTTTAGAACTCAATCAATACTATGGACACAATCAAAACAATTTTTGGAAATTTCTATTCTCAATTCTCGAAGAAGAATTTTCATACGATTATGAAACTAGAAAAGAATTATTAATCAAAAAAAATATTGCCCTTTGGGATGTCTTACAATTTTGTGATCGTGTAGGCAGTTTGGACAGCGCTATCAAAAACGAAATTGCCAATGATTTTGAAAATTTTCTAGAAAATCATCCATCAATTAATGTTATAATTTTTAATGGACAAAAAGCAGCAGCCTTTTTTAAGAAATATGTCCATTTAAAGAAAGAATATAAACAAATCACTCTTCCATCTACCAGTCCCGCCAATGCTGGAAAGGCTTTTCAGGACAAATTGAATGAATGGAAAGTCATTAAAACCTTATTATAA
- a CDS encoding DUF6526 family protein, whose amino-acid sequence MKIQTYYNHIRFYKPHHFIYYPILIIFLISSIYFAITTEDHLIWSFISIAFIFLFAVAYMLRQHYALTLQNRIVRLEMRYRYFTLTGKRFEEFEYKLTDDQIFALRFAPDNELIPLVEDALKNSLSGDAIKKAIVHWKADYHRV is encoded by the coding sequence ATGAAGATTCAAACCTATTACAATCATATACGGTTCTACAAACCGCACCATTTTATATATTATCCTATCTTAATTATATTTTTAATTAGCAGTATTTATTTTGCTATTACAACCGAAGATCATTTAATTTGGTCGTTTATAAGTATAGCCTTTATTTTCCTTTTTGCAGTCGCTTATATGCTGCGTCAGCATTATGCTTTAACACTGCAAAATCGAATTGTGCGTTTGGAAATGCGTTATCGTTATTTTACTTTAACAGGCAAAAGATTTGAAGAATTTGAATATAAATTAACTGACGATCAAATATTTGCTTTAAGATTTGCTCCAGACAATGAATTGATTCCACTTGTCGAAGATGCCTTAAAAAATAGTTTAAGCGGTGATGCAATAAAAAAAGCCATCGTACATTGGAAAGCAGATTATCACCGAGTTTAG